The sequence below is a genomic window from Rhodospirillales bacterium.
AACCGTCCGAACGTCATCAACCGCATCCGGTTCCGCCTCGACGACATCGAACGGGCCGGTGCGATCGCTCGCGGACTCGAGTCCCGCTTTGGCTATCGGACCGAATCGTGGGAAGAGGCCTCGCGCAACGTGCTCGGCATTTTCGTCATTCAGAACGGAATCATGTATTCGACCGTGTCGGCGATTCTGATCGTCGCGTGCTTCGGCATCTTCAACGTCATTTCGACGGTGATCTACGAAAAGTCGCGCGACATCGCGATTCTCAAGTCGATGGGCTTCGCCGAAGGCGACATCATGCGCGTGTTCGTGATCGAAGGCGTGATCGCCGGGATGATCGGCAGCGTGCTCGGCTGGGCGCTCGGCTACGGGATCGTCGAATTCCTCGCTTCGATCCGCTTCAACATCGAAGGCTTCGTCCGCTCGGAGGGGTTTATTTTGTATCGCACCGCCTGGCACTACGTGATCGGCGCGGCGGTCGCGACCGCGTCGGCGACGTTCGCGGCGTGGCTGCCGGCCCGGCGCGCGGCCCGGCTCAATCCGGTCGATATCGTGCGGGGCCTGTGATGACCGCGGATGCCGTTCCCGCCCTGGAAGCGCGCGGCCTGACCCGCGTGCTGCCCGGCGCGGTGCCGGTGACGCTGGTCAAGGACGCGACCTTTTCCGTCCGTAAGGGCGAGCTGGTGGCGGTCACCGGCCCTTCGGGTTCGGGCAAGTCGTCGCTGCTTTATCTCCTCGGCCTTTTGGATACGCCGAGTTCGGGCGAAATCCGGATCGAGGGCCGCGATGCGGGCACGCTCGATTCGGACGAACAGGCGCGCCTCAGGCTTTCGCGGCTTGGCTTCGTCTTTCAATTTCACTTTTTGCTGGAAGAATTCGACGTGCTCGACAACGTCATGTTGCCGATGCGCAAGCTCGGCCGCCTGTCAGCCGC
It includes:
- a CDS encoding ABC transporter ATP-binding protein; protein product: MTADAVPALEARGLTRVLPGAVPVTLVKDATFSVRKGELVAVTGPSGSGKSSLLYLLGLLDTPSSGEIRIEGRDAGTLDSDEQARLRLSRLGFVFQFHFLLEEFDVLDNVMLPMRKLGRLSAADMRARAQAILADLGMADQMRKYPSQLSGGQRQRVAVARALANDPAVVLADEPTGNLDSANALAVFEIFKRLARDQGRALVVVTHEQDLAAMADRQIHMIDGRIVTT